From Anaerohalosphaera lusitana, one genomic window encodes:
- a CDS encoding ribonuclease D, protein MPDVEHTNFTYVDTDEGMAEVLPALERAPSIAIDIEADSLHHYFEKVCLIQITIEEENYIVDPLTDMDLDPFLQVLAHKTLILHDAGYDLRMLKNSFGFETKAPVFDTMLAAQLLGYKRLGLVALIKHFCGVSLSKHGQKSDWSRRPLTPNQLQYASDDTYYLHVLAEKLHNQLEQLGRLEWHDQACKKMVRSATAEKEPPDPDRIWRIKGTSKLDPLRLTLVKHIWHWRNDEARKADRPAFHFMHNKDILKLADWVASHPHASIRKSGLLPDNCRGSRRAALENAVHQALSTPPDQMVAKQKRKKSAPAIPYCQQIIEDLRERTRKKGEQLNLPPQIIASRATLTHIGRDRISDFDRLVEEVGMLPWQADILLPDIKETLAKYPKK, encoded by the coding sequence TTGCCTGATGTTGAGCACACAAATTTTACATACGTAGACACAGACGAAGGCATGGCCGAAGTGCTGCCTGCACTCGAACGCGCCCCAAGCATCGCCATCGACATCGAAGCGGACTCTCTGCACCACTACTTCGAAAAGGTCTGTCTCATACAGATCACCATAGAAGAAGAGAACTACATCGTCGACCCGCTCACCGACATGGACCTTGACCCGTTCCTCCAGGTCCTCGCCCATAAAACACTCATCCTCCACGATGCCGGCTACGACCTGCGAATGCTCAAAAATTCCTTCGGTTTCGAAACGAAGGCCCCAGTTTTCGACACTATGCTCGCCGCCCAACTGCTCGGCTACAAAAGGCTCGGCCTCGTCGCACTGATAAAACACTTCTGCGGCGTATCCCTCTCCAAGCACGGCCAGAAATCCGACTGGTCACGACGACCCCTCACCCCCAACCAGCTCCAGTACGCAAGCGACGACACCTATTACCTCCACGTCCTCGCCGAAAAACTGCACAACCAGCTCGAGCAGCTCGGCCGTCTCGAATGGCACGATCAGGCTTGCAAAAAGATGGTACGCTCCGCTACCGCTGAAAAAGAACCCCCCGACCCCGACCGCATCTGGCGCATAAAAGGCACCTCAAAACTAGACCCGCTCCGACTCACCCTCGTCAAGCACATCTGGCACTGGCGAAACGACGAGGCCCGCAAAGCCGACCGCCCAGCCTTCCACTTCATGCACAACAAGGATATTTTGAAGCTCGCCGACTGGGTCGCATCCCACCCGCACGCATCGATTCGCAAATCAGGCCTGCTCCCAGACAACTGCAGAGGCTCCCGCCGTGCGGCCCTCGAAAATGCGGTCCACCAGGCCCTGAGTACACCACCCGACCAGATGGTGGCCAAGCAAAAACGCAAAAAGTCCGCACCTGCGATTCCATACTGTCAGCAGATCATCGAGGACCTTCGCGAACGCACACGCAAAAAGGGCGAACAGCTAAACCTCCCGCCCCAGATCATCGCCTCCCGCGCAACTCTAACCCACATCGGACGTGACCGCATCAGCGATTTTGACCGCCTCGTGGAAGAAGTCGGCATGCTTCCCTGGCAGGCCGATATCCTGCTACCCGACATAAAAGAGACCCTCGCCAAATACCCCAAAAAATAG
- a CDS encoding efflux RND transporter periplasmic adaptor subunit, which yields MKTLTQTIKTVLAHLYFLFMALLIGGAVFGLFMGLKKKPLPQLNVFAIGLPIAIAAALLIFFLCWYLYYGRNGRRRPMLIHASAAIIFIAIGLTAARMLVSMKKAPEKVETEVVAPLLQAQKVHAKDITVTVSGFGTVQAKTTVKIIPQVSGSITELHPNFVNGGFFGADETLVKIDQRDYRNAVQNAQAAVARAEVALEREQAEAEVARREWEQLNPGKEPTSPLVLRKPQIAEAQASLKAAKAQLENAKLNLERTTISLPFNGRVLEESVDIGQYVTAGQSIATVYGTDTVEITVPLEDKQLQWFDVPLAGQSDDTGSPAVVTANFAGGTHTWDGRVVRTEGRIDPRSRMVNVVVQVPQPFENANGRPPLQPGVFVDVDIIGKQLKNVIPVPRTALHKRNELWIANDSRLHIKEVDIIRMDKENAYISAGIPDGTIVITDSLEAVTDNMKIRPRLTDNSDKKEDQQ from the coding sequence ATGAAAACATTAACTCAGACGATCAAAACTGTTCTCGCCCATCTGTACTTCCTGTTTATGGCGCTGCTGATCGGTGGTGCGGTCTTCGGCCTCTTTATGGGACTCAAAAAGAAACCGCTTCCGCAGTTGAATGTATTCGCGATCGGCCTTCCCATCGCCATCGCTGCCGCACTTTTGATCTTCTTCCTCTGCTGGTATTTATACTACGGCAGGAACGGCAGACGCAGACCCATGCTCATACACGCATCCGCCGCCATCATCTTCATAGCCATCGGTCTTACCGCTGCCCGCATGCTGGTCTCAATGAAAAAGGCCCCCGAAAAGGTAGAAACCGAAGTCGTCGCACCTCTGCTCCAGGCCCAAAAGGTCCACGCGAAAGACATCACCGTCACCGTCTCAGGCTTCGGCACCGTCCAGGCCAAAACAACCGTCAAGATCATCCCCCAGGTATCGGGAAGCATCACCGAATTGCACCCCAACTTCGTCAACGGCGGCTTCTTCGGTGCCGATGAAACGCTCGTTAAGATCGACCAGCGCGATTACCGCAATGCCGTCCAGAACGCACAGGCAGCCGTTGCACGAGCCGAGGTCGCCCTCGAACGCGAACAGGCCGAAGCCGAAGTCGCCCGCCGTGAGTGGGAGCAGCTCAATCCAGGCAAAGAACCAACCTCACCCCTAGTCCTGCGAAAGCCCCAGATCGCCGAGGCCCAAGCCTCACTCAAAGCCGCCAAGGCCCAGCTCGAAAACGCAAAACTCAACCTCGAACGAACCACTATCTCACTGCCGTTCAACGGCCGCGTCCTCGAAGAATCCGTGGACATAGGCCAGTACGTAACCGCGGGCCAGTCCATCGCGACCGTCTACGGCACCGACACAGTCGAAATTACCGTCCCGCTCGAAGACAAACAGCTCCAGTGGTTCGACGTCCCCCTCGCCGGTCAAAGCGATGACACAGGTTCACCCGCCGTAGTAACTGCAAATTTCGCAGGCGGAACCCACACCTGGGACGGCCGGGTGGTCCGCACCGAGGGCCGGATCGACCCCCGCTCCCGCATGGTCAACGTCGTCGTCCAGGTCCCCCAGCCCTTCGAAAACGCCAACGGCCGACCACCTCTCCAGCCCGGCGTATTCGTCGACGTCGACATAATAGGCAAACAGCTCAAAAACGTCATCCCCGTCCCCCGCACCGCGTTGCACAAACGCAATGAGCTCTGGATCGCTAACGACAGCCGCCTGCACATCAAAGAAGTCGACATCATACGCATGGACAAGGAAAACGCATATATATCCGCGGGCATCCCCGACGGCACGATCGTCATAACCGACTCCCTCGAAGCGGTCACCGACAACATGAAGATCCGACCCAGGCTCACTGACAATTCTGATAAGAAGGAAGATCAGCAGTGA
- a CDS encoding pyridoxamine 5'-phosphate oxidase family protein, translating to MSLADYFENAQGTGILATTDADGNVDLAVYARPHVENEGTIAFVMADKLSHANLQSNPKAAYMFIEKTDGYQGKRLHLQKIREESDPELVESIRRRKRPDSPDASKSTAVYFKVTKIRPLVGG from the coding sequence ATGTCACTAGCTGATTACTTCGAAAACGCACAGGGAACAGGCATCCTCGCAACAACCGATGCCGATGGAAATGTCGACCTCGCGGTATACGCTCGACCCCACGTTGAGAACGAGGGCACCATCGCTTTTGTAATGGCTGACAAACTGAGCCACGCCAACCTGCAGTCCAACCCCAAAGCCGCCTACATGTTCATCGAAAAGACCGACGGCTACCAGGGCAAAAGGCTCCACCTGCAAAAGATCCGCGAAGAATCCGACCCCGAACTCGTCGAATCGATCAGAAGAAGAAAAAGGCCCGACTCACCCGACGCCTCCAAAAGTACCGCGGTATACTTCAAGGTCACGAAGATCCGCCCCCTCGTTGGCGGCTGA
- a CDS encoding S1C family serine protease, with amino-acid sequence MSKAKWTPRAIVLFIFFLTMLTGLISLTILAPATADNTGPDTAESSKQSPDLPQQNLYDHVAPASVEILVDGRLAGSGCFVAPTGLVITAEHVLAHPDRRIEVITNTRDRIPASVVAVNCAHDLALLQVDSDRENFPYLPIAEKTPPASTPAYVFGAPVFRHGVMLAGRVARNQTAFEWYGSEKEYIEIIHFSALAPQGMSGGPWFDSEGQLIGIQSGGMVLDGGHVGISFVAPARPLRELVKNKKTVQTPTLAIACEEMWEQGSNPLKNGESIEGLIVRIVCEPGPSFSAGLKPDDIITAVEGEKVRYRDELLHAVRSRKTGQTVNLTVISPDNPEPRDVDVTLTALEKEWLDKDAEQT; translated from the coding sequence ATGAGTAAAGCCAAATGGACACCCAGAGCAATTGTTTTATTCATCTTTTTTCTAACGATGCTTACGGGTCTGATCTCTCTCACCATACTCGCTCCTGCAACCGCCGATAACACAGGTCCAGATACCGCCGAATCTTCAAAGCAATCTCCCGACCTGCCCCAGCAAAACCTCTATGACCACGTCGCACCCGCCTCAGTAGAAATACTCGTCGACGGACGACTTGCCGGCTCAGGATGTTTTGTTGCCCCAACCGGCCTTGTGATCACCGCCGAACACGTCCTCGCTCATCCGGATCGCAGAATCGAGGTAATAACCAACACCCGCGACCGCATCCCCGCCTCAGTAGTCGCCGTAAACTGCGCCCATGATCTCGCTCTGCTCCAGGTGGACTCGGACCGGGAAAACTTCCCATACCTCCCTATAGCCGAAAAAACACCGCCCGCCTCGACACCCGCCTACGTCTTCGGTGCGCCTGTGTTCCGCCATGGTGTAATGCTCGCTGGCCGCGTTGCTCGCAACCAGACAGCCTTTGAATGGTACGGCAGCGAAAAAGAATACATCGAGATAATCCATTTCTCCGCCCTCGCTCCTCAGGGCATGTCCGGAGGCCCCTGGTTTGACTCAGAAGGGCAGTTAATAGGCATTCAGTCAGGCGGCATGGTCCTCGATGGCGGCCACGTCGGAATATCCTTCGTCGCACCCGCCCGGCCCCTTCGCGAACTGGTCAAAAACAAAAAAACCGTCCAAACCCCAACCCTCGCCATCGCATGCGAAGAAATGTGGGAGCAGGGCTCCAACCCCCTCAAAAACGGCGAATCCATCGAGGGCCTCATCGTGCGCATAGTCTGCGAACCGGGCCCGTCATTCTCAGCCGGCCTCAAACCGGATGACATCATCACCGCTGTCGAAGGCGAAAAGGTCCGGTACCGCGACGAGCTCCTCCACGCCGTCCGCAGCCGAAAAACCGGCCAGACGGTCAATCTCACCGTCATAAGTCCCGACAATCCCGAGCCCCGAGACGTCGATGTCACTTTGACCGCCCTCGAAAAAGAATGGCTCGATAAGGATGCTGAGCAAACATAA
- a CDS encoding efflux transporter outer membrane subunit, with protein sequence MTSESTKFALALTAAIGLLLTGCTVGPDYERPETPADTAGSYNAVPAEWHDPNQLPEPVTWWQNFGDPVTEKLVRLALEENYDLKSAAARVIESQAILRQAHGARWPQISYNADRLRAKRSLNTFGFGGSILTTDYSQDINITYIADIFGRLRRAEQAAYADLLSTTHAHYSLAHAIIAQVIRTRVQIATNQRLLDIARANTANWQRNLEIINRRYESGLVTPLDVRLARENLASSKAAEPSIQQALQLQYHSLDVLLGRPAGTTEELTKTLDDLPDLSPVPLGLPIDLLEQRPDVRQAEMQVAAATERVGVNIAQMLPDFTLTGSFGYNSSSFRQLTEAQNQVYSGIISLAAPIFQGGQLVAGVDAAKARVEQAAANYSGTILTAIKEVEDALVTLKNQRTRIAELRTQLDEALKAEELAGQRYVSGVDNILLVLETERRRRQAENQFALAKGNLWQARIDLHLALGGDWQITEIIDPVANKETGKGN encoded by the coding sequence ATGACTAGCGAATCCACAAAATTTGCTCTTGCTCTAACAGCCGCCATTGGCTTGCTCCTCACAGGCTGTACCGTGGGCCCCGATTACGAACGGCCCGAAACTCCAGCCGATACAGCAGGTTCCTACAACGCCGTCCCCGCCGAATGGCACGATCCCAACCAGCTCCCCGAGCCAGTAACCTGGTGGCAGAATTTCGGCGACCCCGTAACCGAAAAGCTCGTCCGGCTCGCTCTCGAAGAAAACTACGATCTCAAATCAGCCGCCGCCCGCGTTATCGAATCCCAGGCCATCCTCCGCCAGGCACACGGTGCACGCTGGCCACAGATATCATACAACGCCGACCGCCTCAGAGCCAAACGCTCACTCAATACCTTTGGTTTCGGCGGTTCCATCCTCACGACCGACTACTCCCAGGACATAAACATAACCTACATCGCCGACATCTTCGGCAGACTCCGCCGAGCCGAACAGGCCGCATACGCGGACCTGCTCTCCACCACCCACGCACACTATTCCCTCGCCCACGCGATTATCGCACAGGTCATAAGAACCCGGGTACAGATCGCCACAAACCAGCGTCTGCTCGACATCGCCCGTGCCAATACCGCTAACTGGCAGCGAAATCTCGAGATCATAAACCGCCGCTACGAATCGGGCCTCGTAACCCCTCTCGACGTCCGGCTCGCCCGCGAAAACCTCGCTTCATCCAAAGCCGCCGAACCGTCCATCCAGCAAGCCCTCCAACTGCAGTACCACAGTCTCGATGTCCTGCTGGGCCGTCCAGCCGGCACAACCGAAGAATTGACGAAAACCCTTGACGATCTCCCCGACCTCTCACCCGTCCCCCTCGGCCTGCCTATCGACCTCCTCGAACAGCGCCCCGACGTCCGCCAGGCCGAAATGCAGGTCGCAGCCGCAACCGAACGCGTCGGCGTCAACATCGCACAGATGCTCCCCGACTTCACACTCACAGGCTCCTTCGGCTATAACTCCTCATCTTTCCGCCAGCTCACAGAGGCCCAAAACCAGGTCTACTCCGGCATCATCAGCCTCGCAGCACCGATCTTCCAGGGCGGCCAGCTCGTCGCAGGCGTAGACGCAGCAAAAGCCCGCGTCGAACAGGCAGCCGCAAATTATTCAGGCACGATCCTTACCGCCATAAAGGAAGTCGAAGATGCCCTCGTCACCCTCAAGAACCAGCGGACCCGTATCGCCGAACTGAGAACCCAGCTCGATGAAGCACTCAAAGCTGAAGAACTCGCCGGCCAGCGCTACGTCAGCGGCGTTGATAATATTCTGCTCGTGCTCGAAACCGAACGCAGAAGACGCCAGGCAGAAAACCAGTTCGCCCTCGCCAAGGGCAATCTCTGGCAGGCACGTATCGACCTCCACCTTGCCCTCGGCGGCGATTGGCAGATTACTGAAATCATAGATCCTGTAGCAAACAAAGAAACAGGCAAAGGAAATTAA
- a CDS encoding tetratricopeptide repeat protein produces MRNRFIAAFFALLVILGGHVQGADPVADWTETELPNEDEDQAKEYSRSARMGNVDAMYQMGLFHLEGKGGVDRDYAVAMGWFEKAARTGHALAMGKLADMYAEGMGIFKNELKAAEWYQKASQQAIRDGMYKEAIGFLEKLKDYADDPSSLEVRIDLLKEKMRNLSDLQRLQEGINLYNGSAGQVDHEQAKGIFLELALDGHQLARMWVARCYYLGKCNFEVDKLKARRLAIEAVDSVRRNAELGYAQAAFLLGSAYKEGLGVGRDIEKAFDWFERGAESGSSNAMTSLARLYHLGKGVVRDYDKAIKWYMRAANNGDVHAMVSIGVMYREGQGVIQDSLQAIEWNLRAAERGSDGGMYLLAKMYESGEAIETDYEKAWAWYMRAAEAGNVKAMLWLGDEYFHGKETQRDYADAVDWYERAAEAGNAEAMYKLGAMYERGLGVSSDVSESVKWYRKAAYGGYLDAMMWMADNYYDAGRDMAKAFEWYHKAAVKGDAGAMVKVGHMYEEGVGVEVDHTKAADWFTRAADAGSVDAMVWIANEHSEGKLKNESLKKAMNWFVRAARDGNVSAMLKVAQAYYAGEGLAKNYDKAVNWWQRAAREGNHEAQLQLVYLGEQW; encoded by the coding sequence GTGCGCAATAGATTTATAGCGGCATTTTTTGCCCTTTTGGTCATATTAGGCGGTCATGTTCAGGGTGCGGATCCTGTTGCAGACTGGACAGAGACTGAGCTGCCGAATGAGGATGAGGACCAGGCAAAAGAGTATTCACGCTCGGCCAGGATGGGTAACGTAGACGCAATGTACCAGATGGGGTTGTTCCACCTGGAGGGCAAGGGCGGAGTTGACCGCGACTATGCGGTGGCAATGGGCTGGTTCGAAAAGGCTGCGCGCACGGGTCATGCGCTTGCGATGGGCAAGCTGGCAGATATGTATGCAGAGGGGATGGGCATATTCAAGAACGAATTGAAGGCTGCGGAATGGTATCAGAAGGCTTCGCAGCAGGCGATCCGGGACGGCATGTACAAGGAAGCGATCGGGTTTCTGGAGAAGCTCAAGGACTATGCCGACGATCCGTCATCACTCGAAGTGAGGATCGATCTTCTCAAGGAGAAGATGAGAAACCTCAGCGACCTGCAAAGACTTCAAGAGGGAATCAACCTTTATAACGGATCGGCGGGCCAGGTTGACCATGAGCAGGCGAAGGGTATTTTTCTGGAGCTGGCGCTTGACGGGCACCAATTAGCAAGGATGTGGGTTGCGCGATGTTATTACCTGGGCAAGTGCAATTTTGAGGTGGATAAGCTCAAGGCAAGGCGGCTTGCGATCGAAGCTGTCGACAGCGTCAGAAGGAATGCAGAGCTTGGTTATGCACAGGCAGCGTTTCTGCTTGGCAGCGCGTATAAGGAGGGACTGGGAGTAGGCAGGGATATTGAGAAAGCCTTTGATTGGTTTGAGCGAGGAGCCGAGAGCGGAAGCAGCAATGCGATGACAAGTCTTGCCAGGCTTTATCATCTGGGCAAGGGCGTAGTTAGGGATTACGACAAGGCGATCAAATGGTACATGCGTGCAGCCAACAACGGAGATGTGCACGCGATGGTAAGTATTGGTGTGATGTATCGTGAAGGCCAGGGTGTGATACAGGACAGTCTGCAGGCGATTGAATGGAACCTGCGTGCTGCTGAGCGAGGCAGTGACGGAGGTATGTATTTGCTTGCTAAGATGTATGAGAGCGGCGAGGCCATAGAGACAGATTACGAGAAGGCCTGGGCGTGGTACATGCGTGCGGCTGAGGCGGGCAACGTCAAGGCAATGCTGTGGCTTGGTGATGAGTATTTTCACGGCAAGGAGACGCAGAGGGATTACGCTGATGCGGTCGATTGGTATGAGCGAGCGGCTGAGGCGGGTAATGCCGAAGCTATGTATAAGCTGGGCGCGATGTATGAGAGAGGGCTTGGTGTATCGAGCGATGTGAGTGAATCCGTTAAGTGGTACCGCAAAGCTGCGTACGGAGGGTATCTGGACGCGATGATGTGGATGGCGGATAATTATTATGACGCCGGAAGGGATATGGCGAAGGCGTTTGAGTGGTACCATAAGGCGGCTGTGAAGGGTGATGCAGGTGCGATGGTGAAGGTCGGTCATATGTATGAGGAAGGCGTGGGGGTCGAGGTGGATCATACCAAGGCAGCGGACTGGTTTACGCGGGCAGCGGACGCGGGCAGTGTCGATGCGATGGTGTGGATCGCCAACGAGCACAGCGAGGGGAAGCTGAAGAACGAGAGCCTAAAGAAGGCCATGAACTGGTTTGTGCGGGCCGCCAGGGACGGCAATGTGAGTGCAATGCTGAAGGTTGCGCAGGCCTACTATGCCGGTGAGGGTCTGGCGAAGAATTATGACAAGGCTGTGAACTGGTGGCAGCGTGCGGCGAGGGAGGGCAATCACGAGGCGCAACTGCAACTGGTGTATCTCGGGGAGCAGTGGTAG
- a CDS encoding efflux RND transporter permease subunit, producing the protein MKNDTTYKKGPLAWFARNHVAANLLMVLIIASGIITIATIKVELFPEMSLDLITVTVPYLGASPDEVEQGVILRVEEAVAGIEGIKRLNASAAEGSGTVSIEVEEYADTTEVLDDVKAEVDRIITFPEETEKPIITEIKARRQVITIVLYGDATERTLKEIADDIQDDLTALDNISYVEVRGVRPYEISIEVSEEDLRRYSLSFSDVANVVRRSSLDIPGGSVKTKGGEILIRTKGQRYTGREFENIILLSQPDGTSIRLGDIANVIDGFDDTELYTRFDGERAVQVRIFRVGEQHALEVAGAVKDYIAEKEKNLPAGLSLAIWEDTSEMLRSRIQLLNKNAVMGLILVFLSLTLFLDPKLAVWTTLGIPISFLGAFCMLPAFDISINMISLFAFIMSLGIVVDDAIVVGENIFEYRQRGMKPTQAAIKGVREMAAPVTMAVLTTQFAFAPLLFVSGVMGKFMRVIPIVVIAVLAVSLIEAFLILPAHLAGAKISDKPTKHHPIKRMHAAIGRALQSFINGPFERFAALAVRCRYATLAGAFAILLAIFGLIGGGFIKIVLFDEIEADNMIADVTMPLGTPVERTIEVVERLESAAQQVRKEFDAKRPEGARSLYKHVGTTIGDQPIKREGGGPGSASMDSISAAHLAEVNIELIGGEYREVSSKELLNRWRELVGEVPGVSSLEYQAEIMSAGEKINIELAHNDFDMLLAASNRLKQILDDYAGVKDISDSFEPGKDEIKLSLTSQGRTLGLTLADLASQVRQGFYGEEAQRIQRGRHDIRVMVRYPYEERTSLEDIETMRIRLPDNTEIPFQTVANVEYGQGYATIQRADRMRVVNVTADVDETVANANEINENLGRNVLPELIAKHPGLKWRYAGEKREMQDSFGTMFAAFPIALLAIYALLAVQFKSYVQPVIVMSAIPFGIVGAVLGHLLMGFNLSLLSFFGIIALSGIVVNDSLIMIDLINRERGEGIKLMQVIKDAVTRRFRPILLTTMTTFLGLVPMMLEQSLQARFLIPMAVSLAFGVAFATMITLILVPSLYMILEDIKKMPKKLKKALTVNQQEEANVA; encoded by the coding sequence GTGAAAAACGATACCACATACAAAAAGGGCCCCCTAGCCTGGTTCGCACGCAACCACGTTGCTGCAAACCTCCTGATGGTCCTCATCATCGCCTCCGGCATCATCACCATCGCCACCATCAAAGTCGAGCTCTTCCCCGAGATGAGTCTCGACCTGATCACCGTCACCGTTCCATACCTCGGTGCCTCCCCGGACGAAGTCGAGCAGGGCGTCATCCTACGCGTTGAAGAAGCCGTCGCAGGCATCGAAGGCATAAAACGACTAAACGCCTCCGCCGCCGAAGGATCCGGCACCGTCTCCATAGAAGTCGAGGAATACGCCGACACCACCGAGGTCCTCGACGACGTAAAAGCCGAAGTCGACCGCATCATCACCTTCCCCGAAGAAACCGAAAAGCCAATCATTACCGAGATCAAGGCCCGTCGACAGGTCATAACCATCGTCCTCTACGGCGACGCTACCGAACGCACCCTCAAGGAAATCGCCGACGACATCCAGGACGACCTCACAGCATTGGACAACATAAGCTACGTAGAGGTCCGCGGCGTCCGTCCCTACGAAATATCCATCGAAGTCTCCGAAGAGGACCTCCGCCGCTACTCCCTGAGCTTCAGCGACGTCGCAAATGTCGTCCGCCGGTCATCCCTCGACATCCCCGGCGGCTCCGTAAAAACCAAAGGCGGCGAAATACTCATACGCACCAAGGGCCAGCGCTACACCGGTCGCGAATTTGAAAACATTATCCTACTCTCACAGCCCGACGGCACCTCTATCCGCCTCGGCGACATCGCCAACGTAATCGACGGCTTTGACGACACCGAACTATACACCCGATTTGACGGCGAAAGGGCGGTCCAGGTCCGCATCTTCCGGGTCGGCGAACAGCACGCCCTCGAAGTCGCCGGTGCAGTCAAGGACTACATAGCGGAAAAAGAAAAGAACCTTCCCGCGGGCCTCTCACTCGCGATATGGGAAGACACCTCCGAAATGCTCCGATCCAGGATACAGCTTCTCAATAAGAACGCTGTAATGGGTCTGATCCTCGTCTTCCTCAGCCTCACCCTCTTCCTCGATCCGAAACTCGCTGTCTGGACAACCCTGGGAATACCCATATCCTTCCTCGGTGCCTTCTGCATGCTCCCGGCTTTCGACATATCCATAAACATGATCTCGCTCTTCGCATTCATCATGTCTCTCGGTATCGTCGTCGATGACGCCATCGTCGTAGGCGAAAATATCTTCGAATACCGTCAGCGTGGCATGAAACCCACACAGGCCGCCATCAAGGGTGTCCGCGAAATGGCCGCCCCAGTCACCATGGCCGTCCTCACCACCCAGTTCGCATTCGCACCTCTGCTCTTCGTCTCCGGCGTCATGGGCAAGTTCATGCGTGTCATCCCTATCGTCGTCATCGCCGTCCTGGCGGTTTCTCTCATTGAGGCCTTCCTGATCCTGCCCGCTCATCTCGCCGGTGCTAAGATCAGCGACAAACCCACAAAACACCACCCCATAAAGAGAATGCACGCCGCTATCGGCCGCGCACTGCAATCGTTCATCAATGGCCCCTTCGAACGTTTCGCAGCTCTCGCCGTCCGCTGCCGTTACGCCACACTCGCAGGAGCATTCGCAATACTGCTCGCCATCTTCGGGCTCATAGGCGGCGGATTCATAAAGATTGTTCTATTCGATGAAATAGAAGCCGACAACATGATCGCCGACGTCACAATGCCCCTGGGCACACCTGTCGAACGCACGATCGAGGTCGTCGAAAGACTAGAATCCGCAGCCCAGCAGGTCCGCAAAGAATTTGACGCAAAACGACCCGAAGGTGCTCGCTCCCTGTACAAACACGTCGGTACCACCATCGGCGACCAGCCCATTAAACGCGAAGGTGGCGGCCCAGGCAGCGCCAGCATGGACAGCATCTCAGCAGCGCACCTCGCGGAAGTAAACATCGAACTTATCGGCGGCGAATACCGCGAAGTCTCTTCCAAAGAGCTGCTCAACAGGTGGCGTGAGCTCGTTGGCGAGGTCCCCGGCGTGTCTTCACTCGAATACCAGGCCGAGATCATGAGCGCCGGCGAAAAAATCAACATCGAACTCGCCCACAACGATTTCGATATGCTGCTTGCCGCTTCGAACCGGCTCAAACAAATCCTCGACGACTACGCCGGTGTAAAAGATATCTCAGACAGCTTCGAACCCGGCAAGGACGAAATTAAGCTCTCCCTCACCTCTCAGGGCCGTACACTCGGGCTCACCCTCGCCGACCTTGCTTCCCAGGTCCGCCAGGGCTTTTACGGCGAAGAGGCACAGCGAATCCAGCGAGGCCGCCACGACATCCGTGTAATGGTCCGCTACCCCTACGAAGAACGCACCAGCCTCGAAGACATCGAAACAATGCGCATCCGCCTGCCCGATAACACAGAAATACCTTTCCAAACGGTTGCCAACGTAGAATACGGCCAGGGCTACGCAACTATCCAGCGTGCCGATCGCATGCGAGTCGTAAACGTCACCGCAGACGTAGATGAAACCGTTGCGAACGCAAACGAAATTAACGAAAATCTTGGCCGTAATGTCCTTCCCGAACTCATCGCAAAGCATCCGGGCCTCAAATGGCGCTACGCCGGCGAAAAACGCGAAATGCAGGATTCGTTCGGTACGATGTTCGCAGCATTCCCCATCGCGCTGCTCGCTATCTATGCATTGCTCGCAGTTCAGTTCAAAAGCTACGTCCAGCCAGTTATCGTAATGTCCGCAATCCCCTTCGGCATCGTCGGAGCGGTACTGGGCCACCTGCTCATGGGCTTCAACCTCAGTCTGCTCTCGTTCTTCGGTATAATCGCGCTTTCCGGCATCGTAGTGAACGACTCACTCATCATGATCGACCTTATCAACCGAGAACGCGGCGAAGGAATCAAGCTCATGCAGGTCATCAAAGACGCGGTCACACGCCGTTTCAGACCCATCCTGCTGACTACCATGACCACCTTCCTCGGCCTCGTCCCCATGATGCTCGAACAAAGCCTCCAGGCACGGTTCCTCATCCCGATGGCCGTAAGCCTCGCATTCGGTGTCGCCTTCGCAACAATGATTACCTTGATTCTTGTCCCATCTTTGTATATGATTCTGGAAGACATAAAGAAAATGCCCAAAAAACTCAAAAAAGCACTCACAGTGAACCAACAGGAAGAAGCGAACGTTGCCTGA